The following proteins are co-located in the Pseudarthrobacter siccitolerans genome:
- the nrdH gene encoding glutaredoxin-like protein NrdH encodes MTVTVYTKPACVQCNATYRALDKKGIAYQSVDISQDAEALERLKALGYMQAPVVVTDQDHWSGFRPDKIEELALSAVSSVA; translated from the coding sequence ATGACCGTAACGGTTTACACAAAGCCTGCTTGTGTTCAGTGCAACGCCACCTACCGGGCTCTCGATAAAAAGGGCATCGCGTACCAGAGCGTTGACATCTCCCAGGACGCCGAAGCCCTCGAGCGCTTGAAGGCGCTGGGTTACATGCAGGCCCCCGTTGTGGTCACGGACCAGGACCACTGGTCAGGATTCCGCCCGGACAAGATCGAGGAACTGGCGCTCTCCGCTGTTTCCTCCGTGGCCTAA
- a CDS encoding DUF1365 domain-containing protein — MSAAIYRTSISHVRHTPLKNAFTYRSYSWFVDVDRLPRLPFLLRPLAVFRSGDHLGDPDATIRSNVERYLRTQGIESDGGPIHMLTSARVFGYVFNPLTLFWCYRSNGELGCVVAEVHNTYGERHCYLLRTDPSGRASVPKAFYVSPFNEVDGQYRMKLPAPGERLAVSIVLEREDHRPFVATMDGKRRSATVRNILAAAFTVPAAPLLVSALIRVQGITLWAKRLPVVARPHHPSQEAVQ, encoded by the coding sequence ATGAGCGCCGCCATTTACCGGACGTCGATTTCCCACGTCCGGCATACACCCTTGAAGAATGCGTTCACGTACCGCAGCTACAGCTGGTTCGTTGACGTTGACCGGCTCCCACGCCTTCCGTTCCTGCTGCGGCCATTGGCCGTATTCCGGTCCGGCGACCATCTGGGCGATCCGGACGCAACCATCCGCAGCAATGTGGAGCGGTACCTGCGCACGCAGGGGATAGAGTCCGACGGCGGCCCTATCCATATGCTGACCAGCGCCAGGGTCTTCGGTTACGTCTTCAATCCGCTTACTTTGTTCTGGTGCTACCGGTCGAACGGAGAGCTTGGGTGCGTGGTTGCCGAAGTCCACAACACGTACGGCGAGCGGCACTGCTACCTCCTCCGGACGGACCCGTCCGGGCGTGCCTCCGTTCCCAAGGCGTTTTACGTTTCTCCCTTCAACGAGGTGGACGGGCAATACCGGATGAAGCTGCCTGCGCCGGGGGAGCGGCTGGCCGTGTCCATCGTCCTGGAGCGTGAAGACCATCGGCCGTTCGTCGCAACCATGGACGGCAAGCGCCGGTCCGCCACCGTTCGGAACATCCTGGCAGCGGCGTTCACGGTTCCGGCCGCACCGCTGTTGGTTTCGGCCCTCATCCGGGTACAGGGCATTACACTCTGGGCAAAACGCCTGCCCGTCGTCGCTCGACCACATCACCCTTCACAGGAGGCAGTTCAATGA
- a CDS encoding NAD(P)/FAD-dependent oxidoreductase, giving the protein MSPDPAVSGGGRRRVAVIGSGVAGLTAAYVLNREDDVTLFEADARLGGHAHTHDMPQPDGSVLGVDTGFIVHNERTYPTLLRLFAELGVETQDSEMSMSIRCDGCGLEYAGARDGARGIIARPSSLLRGRYLLMLLEVTRFYRKARALLNTAPASAVSPDGAVPEPTLGEFLEREKFSPYFVSHFMTPVVSAVWSCDPTTALAYPARYLFTFLGHHGLLGLKGSPQWRTVTGGSARYVEKLAATLPDVRLNTPVTDIRRHALGIELVTEAGVEDFDAVVIAAHPAQALGFLADATPEEKEALGGMPYSVNHTVFHRDPAVLPSADNARASWNYRLPSCEALPDKVLVSYDLTRLQRLNPLDGKRYLVSLGESELIADDAVLERMVYEHPQYTPESVQAQQAIAALSDGRIAYAGAYLGWGFHEDGALSGVRAAEKLGRHWAPVLPADESGSYDDGERELAAAAEPA; this is encoded by the coding sequence TTGTCACCTGATCCAGCAGTAAGCGGAGGCGGACGACGACGGGTGGCCGTCATCGGCAGCGGCGTCGCCGGCCTCACGGCCGCCTATGTCCTCAACCGTGAGGACGACGTGACCCTTTTCGAAGCCGATGCCCGGCTGGGCGGCCACGCCCACACCCATGACATGCCGCAACCGGACGGCTCCGTGCTGGGGGTGGACACCGGCTTCATCGTCCACAATGAGCGGACCTATCCCACGCTGCTTCGGCTTTTTGCCGAGCTGGGGGTGGAAACCCAGGACTCCGAAATGAGCATGTCCATCCGCTGCGACGGCTGCGGGCTGGAATATGCCGGCGCCCGTGACGGTGCCCGCGGAATCATCGCCCGCCCTTCCAGCCTGCTGCGGGGCCGGTACCTGCTGATGCTGCTGGAGGTCACCCGTTTCTACCGGAAGGCCCGGGCGCTGCTGAACACGGCGCCGGCCTCCGCGGTCAGCCCGGACGGGGCAGTTCCCGAGCCGACCCTGGGTGAGTTCCTTGAGCGCGAGAAGTTCAGTCCCTACTTCGTTTCCCACTTTATGACTCCCGTGGTGAGTGCCGTCTGGTCCTGCGACCCCACCACCGCCCTGGCCTACCCCGCCCGCTACCTCTTCACCTTCCTTGGCCATCACGGATTGCTCGGCCTTAAAGGTTCCCCGCAATGGCGGACGGTTACCGGCGGCTCCGCACGGTACGTGGAGAAGCTGGCCGCCACCCTGCCGGATGTCCGGCTCAACACCCCGGTCACCGACATCCGCCGGCATGCACTGGGAATTGAACTGGTGACCGAAGCCGGCGTGGAAGATTTCGATGCCGTCGTCATTGCCGCCCACCCGGCCCAGGCCCTCGGATTCCTGGCAGATGCCACGCCGGAGGAAAAGGAGGCACTGGGCGGGATGCCGTATTCGGTGAACCACACCGTGTTCCACCGCGATCCTGCTGTCCTGCCGTCCGCTGACAACGCCAGGGCATCCTGGAACTACCGGCTCCCGTCCTGCGAAGCCCTGCCTGACAAGGTCCTGGTCAGCTACGACCTGACCCGCCTGCAGCGGCTGAATCCCTTGGACGGCAAGCGTTACCTGGTGAGCCTGGGGGAGTCGGAACTCATTGCCGATGACGCAGTGCTGGAGCGCATGGTTTACGAGCACCCCCAGTACACTCCTGAATCGGTGCAGGCGCAGCAGGCCATCGCGGCACTCAGCGACGGCCGGATTGCCTATGCCGGCGCATACCTGGGCTGGGGCTTCCATGAGGATGGCGCGCTCTCCGGCGTGCGTGCAGCCGAAAAGCTTGGCCGGCACTGGGCTCCGGTCCTGCCCGCTGATGAGTCCGGCTCATATGATGACGGCGAGCGGGAGCTTGCCGCCGCGGCGGAGCCCGCATGA
- the nrdI gene encoding class Ib ribonucleoside-diphosphate reductase assembly flavoprotein NrdI, with amino-acid sequence MGPGTPVPAVVTGSQLIYFSSASENTSRFVSKLGREVARIPLLPKDAPLLATRPFVLVVPTYGGTGGEGSVPKQVIRFLNNPQNRQLIRGVIGAGNTNFGDNYCMAGDIIAAKCGVPHLYRFELMGTPDDVTRVNNGLDMFWTRLSQTQK; translated from the coding sequence GTGGGTCCAGGGACGCCGGTTCCCGCGGTTGTCACCGGCAGCCAGCTTATCTATTTTTCCTCGGCATCCGAGAACACCAGCCGCTTCGTCTCGAAGCTTGGCCGTGAGGTGGCCCGGATTCCGCTGCTCCCGAAGGACGCACCCCTCCTTGCCACCCGGCCGTTTGTGCTGGTGGTGCCAACCTATGGCGGCACCGGGGGAGAGGGGTCCGTTCCGAAGCAGGTCATCCGGTTCCTGAACAACCCGCAGAACAGGCAGCTGATCCGCGGAGTCATCGGGGCCGGCAACACAAACTTCGGGGACAACTACTGCATGGCGGGGGACATCATCGCCGCCAAGTGCGGAGTACCGCACCTCTACCGCTTCGAATTAATGGGCACGCCGGACGACGTGACCCGTGTCAACAATGGATTGGACATGTTTTGGACACGACTGTCGCAGACACAGAAGTAA
- a CDS encoding LysR family transcriptional regulator, with product MVNPVHLKTLLEVTRLGSFAAAASTLGYTASAVSQQMSALERDTGVVLFQRSARSVLPTEAAVVMTRHAAKVLTDIEALMAAASRTQDSAHQELRLGIFPSLATFVLPRILKNPTWKNLGIDLKVSVAEPGQTIQGLRTGGDLDLAVVFQVGQTGFAWPNTINRQWIGDDDFRVVLPAGWGFRADAKVAADHLSEMPWIMHHPGTSDAMVIERLFAGCNLHPRVVAHSDDFHASLEMAAAGLGAALVPELALRNKPAGVVVLDVPEIRLARNVFALLINDRKTARVQLFVDLLAETFAGMRRAVN from the coding sequence GTGGTAAATCCGGTACACCTGAAGACCCTTCTGGAGGTCACGCGGCTGGGCTCGTTCGCGGCCGCCGCGTCAACGCTTGGCTACACCGCCTCGGCGGTCTCGCAACAGATGTCCGCGCTGGAACGTGACACCGGCGTAGTCCTCTTCCAGCGCTCGGCGCGCAGCGTGCTGCCCACGGAAGCCGCCGTCGTGATGACCCGGCACGCCGCCAAGGTGCTCACGGACATCGAGGCGCTCATGGCTGCTGCCTCCAGAACCCAGGATTCCGCCCACCAGGAACTGCGCCTGGGAATCTTCCCCAGCCTCGCCACCTTTGTCCTGCCGCGGATCCTGAAGAATCCCACGTGGAAGAACCTGGGAATCGACCTGAAGGTCTCCGTCGCTGAACCCGGCCAGACCATCCAGGGGCTGCGCACCGGCGGCGACCTGGACCTGGCAGTGGTTTTCCAGGTGGGCCAGACCGGCTTCGCCTGGCCCAACACCATCAACAGGCAATGGATCGGCGACGACGACTTCCGGGTGGTGCTGCCGGCCGGCTGGGGCTTCCGTGCCGACGCCAAAGTTGCAGCTGACCACCTGTCCGAAATGCCCTGGATCATGCACCACCCCGGCACCAGCGACGCCATGGTCATCGAACGGCTTTTTGCGGGCTGCAACCTCCACCCCCGGGTAGTGGCCCACAGTGATGACTTTCACGCCAGCCTGGAGATGGCGGCCGCCGGGCTGGGCGCAGCGCTGGTCCCCGAGCTCGCGCTGCGGAACAAACCCGCCGGCGTGGTGGTGCTGGACGTCCCGGAAATCCGCCTGGCCCGCAACGTTTTCGCGCTGCTGATCAACGACAGGAAAACCGCCCGGGTACAGCTGTTCGTCGACCTGCTGGCCGAGACCTTCGCCGGGATGCGCAGGGCGGTGAATTAG
- a CDS encoding class I SAM-dependent methyltransferase, whose product MTMTDDNETAAAPLREKIREQAESKAANAASDQGATHVAAAWSPTGVPASPTTIEAELWPGVAQPPSGAKAAVAGKAAGLLFKGAVKRLPLRVEYPDGTVLGLGGPDAPLMVMIRPEAFETRIGDNGLIGLGESFMAGDWEAGDLAGVLEVFAASVDTLIPAPLQKLRTLYLPRTPRQERNAEQNTRNNISRHYDLSNDLFSNFLDSTMSYSSALFPAEAGPLGSVGWESLAAAQRAKIDRLLDKAGVGEGTRLLEIGTGWGELALRAAARGATVYSVTLSSEQQALAQERIAEAGYADRVTVALQDYRAVEGEYDAVVSVEMVEAVGYEYWPIYFQTIDRVLAPGGKVAIQAITMPHGRMLATRNAYTWVHKYIFPGGFLPSVRAIESVTQQHTTLRVRERMGMGDHYAATLRLWEERFLERSLEVAELGFDAVFQRMWLFYLCYSRAGFQSGYLDVQQVVLDRREVQL is encoded by the coding sequence ATGACAATGACGGACGACAACGAAACGGCTGCGGCTCCTCTCCGGGAGAAGATTAGGGAGCAGGCTGAAAGCAAAGCCGCGAACGCGGCGTCGGACCAGGGCGCCACGCACGTGGCCGCGGCCTGGAGCCCGACGGGAGTGCCGGCGTCGCCCACCACCATCGAGGCGGAGCTGTGGCCGGGAGTGGCCCAACCGCCGTCGGGAGCCAAGGCAGCCGTCGCCGGAAAGGCGGCAGGCCTCCTCTTCAAGGGGGCAGTCAAGCGGCTGCCCCTGCGGGTGGAATATCCGGACGGAACTGTCCTGGGCCTGGGCGGCCCGGATGCGCCCCTGATGGTCATGATCCGGCCGGAAGCATTCGAAACCAGAATCGGGGACAACGGCCTGATCGGGCTGGGCGAGTCCTTCATGGCGGGGGACTGGGAAGCGGGCGACCTGGCCGGCGTCCTCGAAGTGTTTGCCGCCTCGGTGGACACGCTGATCCCCGCGCCGCTGCAGAAACTCCGTACCCTGTACCTGCCGCGCACCCCGCGGCAGGAGCGTAATGCCGAGCAGAACACGCGCAACAACATCTCCCGCCACTACGACCTCTCCAACGATCTGTTCTCGAACTTCCTCGACTCCACCATGAGCTACTCCTCAGCCCTGTTTCCGGCGGAAGCGGGGCCGCTGGGCTCCGTGGGGTGGGAGTCGCTGGCGGCGGCGCAGCGGGCAAAAATCGACAGGCTGCTGGACAAAGCCGGCGTAGGTGAGGGGACCCGGCTGCTGGAAATCGGCACCGGCTGGGGTGAACTGGCACTCCGGGCAGCAGCCCGCGGCGCCACTGTCTACAGTGTCACCCTCTCCAGCGAGCAGCAGGCGCTCGCGCAGGAGCGCATCGCTGAAGCCGGTTATGCGGACCGGGTGACGGTGGCGCTCCAGGACTACCGTGCGGTGGAAGGCGAGTACGACGCTGTGGTGTCCGTGGAGATGGTCGAGGCCGTGGGCTACGAATACTGGCCGATCTATTTCCAGACCATCGACCGTGTCCTGGCGCCCGGCGGAAAGGTGGCCATCCAGGCGATCACCATGCCGCACGGCCGGATGCTGGCCACCCGGAACGCCTACACCTGGGTCCACAAGTACATCTTCCCCGGCGGCTTTCTGCCCTCAGTCCGGGCCATAGAGAGCGTCACCCAGCAGCACACCACGTTGCGCGTGCGCGAGCGGATGGGCATGGGGGACCACTACGCGGCCACCCTGCGGCTGTGGGAGGAACGGTTCCTGGAGCGGTCACTGGAGGTGGCGGAGCTGGGTTTTGATGCGGTGTTCCAGCGGATGTGGCTGTTCTACCTGTGCTACTCCCGAGCCGGCTTCCAGTCCGGCTACCTGGATGTGCAGCAGGTGGTGCTGGACCGCCGGGAGGTGCAGCTCTAG
- a CDS encoding DUF2004 domain-containing protein — translation MNKVASQHFGEIELNHGSEHNIAAKLELRGHPLELDLNVTAHDHFDEAALRKVDYRLRFLPELVDEVRDMIAEELDQEGTSPQEYLHFHCNALKDEHLHKVFGVEDRSQLTNEVFLKALKLGHVGIYPGTPERYFVMDFTLGEHFTDEVLVASADEDGVVDDEIVWES, via the coding sequence ATGAACAAGGTAGCGAGCCAGCACTTTGGCGAGATTGAGCTCAACCACGGCAGCGAGCACAACATCGCCGCCAAACTTGAGCTGCGGGGCCATCCGCTGGAACTCGACCTGAACGTTACCGCGCACGACCACTTCGACGAGGCAGCACTGCGCAAGGTGGATTACCGCCTGCGGTTCCTGCCGGAACTGGTGGACGAGGTGCGGGACATGATCGCGGAGGAGCTGGACCAGGAAGGCACCAGCCCGCAGGAATACCTTCACTTCCACTGCAATGCGCTCAAGGATGAGCACCTGCACAAGGTTTTTGGTGTGGAGGACCGGAGCCAACTCACCAACGAAGTGTTCCTCAAAGCACTCAAGCTCGGCCACGTGGGCATCTACCCCGGCACCCCCGAGCGCTACTTCGTGATGGACTTCACCCTGGGCGAGCACTTCACCGATGAGGTCCTGGTGGCTTCGGCCGACGAGGACGGCGTTGTGGACGACGAGATCGTCTGGGAGTCCTGA